AAACGCCCGAATGATAGGGCGTTTTTATTTTCAGCTACCTCTAACTTCAATATTCCAGCTCAATGGCTCTTCAGCAGAGGACTAAACAAGAACGGTGGATTCAAATCCAACAAACTGATTAATACCAAGCCAAAGCTGAGTGTGGTTTGCGGCGGCGAGTTGATAAGCCCAGCTAGTTACAGCGGTGGAACGATGAGCATCAGCAGTAAAGCTGCGGCCCAGTTCGGTAGTAATTAAATCAGTATGCTGCACAATATTCTGCTCAAACCAGTTGTCTTTATGGCACTGAGCAGCCAAGAAAGCCTTTTTATTGTTATTACAAGAGCTATGGGCTAATACAAAGTTGTGGGCTAAATCATTGGGATAGCGAGCCCAAGGAATAAAATGATCCACTTGGCCTTTTTCGCGCATCGCTTTACCGCAGTAAAAACAGTTATCCTGCTGGATATGCCGTAATACCTCAGTGACTTTCGCTAACGAGTTGCGATTAGTACCAAACAAAAAGTTCTCTAAATTACCATTGTCACCGATCATGGCGTGATTAGCCGGATATTCTCGGATTTTCTGTAGCCACTGCGCCCGAGTCATGGAGACTACTAAGTCATGAAATCGCCGAAAACAATAATCAACCCCAAGATTTAACTGAATTTCCCGCTTGCTATTCAACTGATGGGGATACAACAAGCACTCATCCACCCCGGCCAATTTCTGCAATCGCCACAATGGCCCATCCATTAAAACTCGCTGGGTTTTCACTAACAGTGCATGCCAATCGGCATGTTTTCTCAGCTGAGTTAAGCTCCCCACACCCTGTAAACGAAATCCTTCTAACTGGCTAATTAAAGCCGATTGTTTGCCCGTATTTTGTCGTAGCAATATCGGCGTTTCACCATTAGCGGAATAGGGCACAGAGTGCTGCCAATAAAGCTCAATAAACTTCTCCGTCAACAGTGATAAAGGAATACACAGTCCATCTTGGGGATCTTTTGGTAGCGATAATTCAACACAGATATCCGCCAGCGCATGCAACAGGGCAAATTTATAAGTGGCAACAAAATCACCCTCAACAAAAATCCGCTGCAGATAAGCAATAAAATTCAGTTGGGTATCGGCATTAGGCACTAACATTGAGCGCCTCCTAGCATGCCTTGCGCTGATGTCAGCACTAGCGTCTGCCAGCTGAGATGATCCCGCGCTAGTGCATCTTTGCCATTATCACAGTGCCTTAGCAGGCTCAGGCCATGCAACGCGGCCAGCTCACACACCTCAGTAACGCTGACATCAAACATCTGCCGCTGCTGTTTATCAAATGCAGTCTGACCAAAGCGCAGCGATATCACCAGCATTCCTTCAGGATGCAACAATGTCGCTAACCGCGCCATTGCCGTCGCTCGGTCATGTGGGGCTAAATGCATCCATACTGCACTGAGTAAAATAAGGTGAAATTGCCCTGCAAACGGCGTCAACGATGACAACTGCGGCAAACTGTCTGTCAGCCATTTAACCGCTAAGTCAGCTGTAAATTGCTGACCAAACTTTGCCAGTTCAGCCACAGGCTCAACTGCAATCACGTTACAACCGGGATAACACAGGGCTAATGCCGCGGCATCCCGGCCTGCACCCGCACCAACATCCAACACCTTGAAACCATTATCAAACACAACTAATTGAGAAAGTAGATCTTGCCAACCGGCATGCACCTGCTCAAAACTAAGAGACTGATATTGAGCTGCCAGCGCTGCTGCATGCTGGCGATAAAAAGCAATCGGCATATATTTACATATAAAACAATGGACTTAGCTGCACACTATACGCATACCTTCATTAGTTTCAGTAATCGCGCTCCGAAATCTGCTTTATTTTCAGTGCCATTTCATACTCCATTGCTATTGCGACAAGCAGATTATTTCCAGCCTCCCGTCATCCCAAGCCATGACGGGAAAATTCCTGCCACAGACACTATCCTATTGAAAACCCAATTTAACCAAGGAATGAGTATGCCTAGCATCACCATCGTCGGGGCTGACACCGTATTTACCCTATCACCGGGGAGCAAACTGACAGAACTTGAACCGCAGCAAAATACCCTGCCGTTCGGCTGCTGCTCCGCGGCCTGTGGTACTTGCGCTATCGAAGTTGTGGCGGGTATGGAACACCTCAATAGTAAAAGCGAGGAAGAAAATGATGTATTGGATAATCTGGGGGAAAATGGCCCCAATCGACGCCTAGCTTGCCAATGTCAGGTTACCGGCGATGTCACCCTGTTGCCATTGGGCTAATCGTCAGAAGGTATCGGCAACAGGATAAATACAGCTTTATATCAATGACAAATAACAAATTAAGTCAAGATTAACTCTCGGTAAGAGTAATTGGTAGCAGTTGACCTAAGTCACTGTTGAGGAATAACTTATTACGCAGCGAGCCACTATTGGCTCGCTGTCTTTTTTCGGTGTGTAGCGCAGCCCGGTAGCGCATTTCGTTCGGGACGAAAAGGTCGGAGGTTCAAATCCTCTCACACCGACCACTTTCTCTTTCTTACCGTAAAACTCAAGCCAAATCTAATACAAATTATATATTACTTGCCAAAACTTCATCTGGCCTTCTACGTCGAATTCGTGAGGCATACTGGGCATCTATCTCATTAAGTAATTCATTAACAGTATTGGCAGTCTCACTCTCATGAAGAAGCTGGCTCAACTCTTCTGCGATCCGCTTACCATGAATCAACACTATCGGATAATTATCCTCTATGACTTCACGCTGTACACTCTCAGAAAAATAGCTTGTAGTGACATACACTCCAAGCCAACCACGTTTTAATCGAGCAACGGTTCTTGCAATGTGGTTTCCTCCTGTAGGCGAATCTAATTTCTCACACTTAGCTTGCCCAAGCACAATTAGTTCAACCTTCGAAAAACCACTCCCTAACACCACCTTCCCCACAAAATCTGCACCGCCATCACTGCTACCTTGCGTGATCCATCCCCGCCGATATATTCCCATGTCTTGACCGATAACCCGCTCAGCAATTAGTTCCGCTAAAGCTTCAAAGTTATGTTTTTTATCTGCATAGAAATCATAAACAGACTTTAAAGTCTGATACTGTCTTGTTCCCTGCTGCGGCCGCTGCTCACCAGCTTTTACAACTTTTAGTTTGGAGACGCGGCGGCGCAAATTATCCAAAGAATTGCTACCAAGCTGAAGCCATGATTTCCAGCTTGAGGGTGCCTTGGCGTTTGTATCTTGTAATGAAAAACCTGAGCGGCGACGCTCATTTATCCACGAAAAATCAAAGCGTTCGTGCTCCAGCTCCAAGGTTAATACGGTAAAATCAAAGGCATAGTTGGTAAAGGAACGCTGCTTATCGTTGTCCCACTGAGTCACCAAGTCCACACTGTTGATAACCCCAAATCCCATAAATTTTGGAAACCCTTTTGAGATACCATTAACAGTCACACGTTGGAAAAACAATATTGGAGGTGTCATTAAGCGTTGTTTGGGATCATGAGAATGAGCTAAGCAAAAGGCTTCAAGTAAAGCTTTATTTCCTGGAGCCATCGCAGGATCTTTCCCAGGTAATTTATTATCACCAAAATAACGAATATGCCCGTTATCTACATCAAAAAAATCTTCCCAAGGAGTCTCTGCACTCCCTTTTTTATTCGGACTACTGGCAACTAAAATTACGGGTCTAACTTTACCAAAATCTGCGCTTTGAATTGCTGACGAGGCATTAATTCCTTTTTCCAACTGCAACCCTTTCACCACAGGCATTTTGGTAAGAAAGTGGAAATTTAAACAACCATCCTCATAAAGATTCTCACTACAAATTACTTTCTTATACCTTAGAATATCACCTACCGCTATACGCATCCCCTTCCCTCTGCGAGTAAAGTCAGACCTGATTTAACCAACAAAACCATATGCTTACATGTTATCTCACATACTTTTGGAATTACATGTTCTTCGATAAATATGTTGTTCTATAAATTCAGATAGCCATCTTAAGAAGACCAAATCACAGGTCATATGATTCATAATCCATAGATCATCCCTCCATTTCACCAATATACACCCCAACGATCATCCAAAAGGTTCCACTATGTACCCACAGCTAGAGAATTATGGGGTTGCCTATGAACCGAACGTTGACAGCTATCAAGCTGGATTAATGTGGTATGTATTTCATAACGACTAAATTTAGGACTCAAGTATTGGATGGCGTCAAAAGATTCACTCACCAAAGCAAGACCCATTCTGGAAACGCGAAATCCGAAGAATAAGCAAACTCCTAGCCTGAAGTTACCAAACAACTACATAAATTCAGCAGATAAAGCGAACAGGCGCACTACAGTCGAGAGTAAACAGCATAAATATTTCCTTAACGATTAAGCTCTTGCAGGCAAGCTTATAAACACAAATATCGAGTCGACTACTGTATAAGGATTTATGTTTGGTAACTCAAACGCCATTAGCCAAGCTCACACTCCGGCAAGTTTTGCTCTATCCGTCACTGAATAACGAAAGCGAGTAACAGTTTGTCGCTTATGCTGTGCCTTTTTGTCCCAATATTGCTCGGTAACAATTGCGTGCGCTATGCTGCTGACAGGTAAAAAAATGCCACTTTGTGACCCAACATGGATTTTTACTATTCTGTTTCAGGCGATACTCATTTAGCTCCGCTATTTAGCTTTTCCCGCCTGATTTTTAGTTAATTTTTACCCCAACTTTCGCTATCAAAACGTAAAAATAAGCACTTAAAACCGTAGTTTTATTTCATCATTTTTTCACCGCAACGCTGACGTCTCTTAAAATTTTCTCTGTGATAACAATAATGTGCGTAGGTCACATTATTCTGGGTTACAGCGGATTTATCCCCCGGCGGAATTTATATTAGCTGCCATAACAACCTCCCCCCTACAGCTCAGAAAGGTGAACCAAGGTGAAAAAGTCCCTCTTTAAAGTAGCGGCACTGTCGCTGGCATTGCTTACTGCTGGCGTCACCGCCAAGGATTACGAAATCGTTAACGTGGTAAAAGTGTCCGGTATTCCTTGGTTTAACCAAATGAATAAAGGGGTTGAGCAGGCTGCGGCTGATCTCGGTGTTAATGCCCGTCAAGTGGGGCCATCTACCCCAGACCCAGCCCAGCAGGTCAAAATTATTGAAGATTTGATCGCCAAGGGTGTAGATGCCATCACAGTAGTGCCCAATGATGTCACCGTATTGGAGCCCGTATTTGAAAAAGCCCGCGCCAAGGGCATTGTGGTGCTGACCCATGAATCGCCAGATAAACACAACGCCGACTGGGATATTGAAACCTTGGATAACGCCGCGTACGCCAAGGCAACCATGGATGAGCTGGCCAAGCATATGGGAGGCAAAGGGGGATACGCCATTTATGTCGGCTCCCTGACAGTACCGCTGCATAATAACTGGGCCGATCTCGCTATCGCTTACCAAAAGCAGGCTTACCCGGAGATGTACGAAGTCACCAGTCGGATGCCAGTGGCTGAAAGTGTTGATGCTTCCTACGCCGCCACCAATGATCTGATGAAAGCCCACCCGGATATGAAAGGCATAATCTCCTATGGCTCTCTGGGGTTGATCGGGGCCGGTGAAGCCATCAAGAAAAAACGCGCTAAAAACAAGATTGATACTGTAGGTATTTTGATGCCAAGTCAGGCAGCCCCATATCTGATGCGTGGTGAAATTGATAAAGGCTTCCTGTGGAATCCGGCCGATGCAGGCTATGCCCTGGTATCCGTTGCCAAGTTGATGCTGGATGGGCAACAAATCAAAGACGGCCTAACCATCAAAAACCTTGGCAAAGCCGAAGTCAATCCTGATACCCGAGTGATTAAATTCAATAAGATCTTGGAAGTGGATAAATCCAACGCCCGTAGCTTGGGCTTCTAATCAGTTCCCCTGTATGGCGGGTCGGATACGGCCCTGACGCCCGACCCGCCATCTTTTCTGTCCGGTACAGTCCCGGCCCGCCCGGGAGACTGCGGATACCCGATTTCGTTTTTCTGCGGGATAGTCCTATGTCCAATGCATTTATCACACTCAACAATGTGTCCAAGCATTTCGGCCCTGTTAAAGCCCTGAGCAACATTAACCTCAGCTTTAATCGTGGAGAAGTTCACTGCCTGGCCGGTAAAAACGGCTGTGGGAAAAGCACCCTGTTTAAGGTGATTTCCGGCGTACACGCTCCGGAGAAAGGGGCTGAAATTATAATTGATGGCAAACGTTATAGCCGCCTCACGCCCCAACAATCCATTGATCACGGCATTCAGGTGATCTATCAGGATCTGTCTCTGTTTCCCAATTTGACCGTGTATGAAAATATCGCCATTCAAGATCATATGCAGTGGCATAAAGGCTTTGTCCGCACCAGTCGATTGAAAGACATTGCCCGCCACGCCATGGCACGTGTGGGCGTATCGCTGCCATTGGAAAAACGCGTGGCGCAACTGTCCATCGCCCAGTGCCAACTGGTTGCCATTTGCCGAGCGATGGCGGCGGATGCCAAGCTGGTCATTATGGATGAACCGACCGCCTCACTGACCCGTACCGAGGTCAACAATCTAATTAAAGTGGTGGCCGATCTAAAAGCCCGGGGCATTACCGTGGTCTTTGTCAGCCATAAATTAGATGAGGTGATGGAGATTTCAGACCGCATTACCGTGATCCGCGATGGCAAATCTGTCGGCACCTTTGACGCCGACAGTGTCGACAGTGATGAACTGGCCTTTTTAATGACAGGTCAGCGGTTTGAATTTACGCCCATAGGCGCATTCACACCGAAAGCCGATGGCAGTGATATCCGGCTGTCCACCAGCAAGCTGACGCGTCAGGGGCAATTTTATGATATCGACCTGATACTGCGAGCAGGAGAGATAGTCTCTATCACAGGGCTGCTGGGCTCAGGCCGCAGTGAGCTGTGCCTGTCACTGTTTGGTATGACCCGGCCAGATCGCGGTGCCATCAGCATTAACGGGGAGCAGGTCTATCTGCGTAATAACCGCGATGCCATTGCCCATGGCATAGGTTATGTCACGGAAGACAGGATGACCACAGGGCTGGTAATGAACCAGAGCATCAGTGATAACACCACTGCCGCCATTTTGCCGCAGCTTAGCCGCCACGGGCTGCTGGATCATCGCCGCGCCCGTGACACAGTGCAAAATCTGATCCGTTCACTGGCCATTAAGGTGTCAGATCCCGCCTTACCGGTCACCAGTCTGTCTGGCGGTAATGCCCAGCGGATTGCCATTGCCAAATGGATTGCCGCCAACCCCAGCGTCCTTATCCTGGACGCCCCAACTGTGGGGGTGGATATCGCCAACAAAGAAAGTATTTACCAAATCGCGCGGGATCTAGCTGCAGGCGGCATGGCAATCTTGATGATCAGTGATGAAATTCCAGAAGTCTTTTACAACAGCCACCGGGTTCTCGTGATGAAAGAGGGGCGCTTTACCCATGAATTCAACCCAAGCCACTGCAGTGAGCAAGACATTATGGAGGCGGTCAATGCCTGAATTTCTGCATCACACCAACCTGAAAGATCTGTGGCAACACCATGAAAGCTATCTAGCCGCCTTGATTGTGTTACTGATAGTTGCACTGGGGCTGGGCACGGAAGACTTTATGACCTTAGGCAATATCTTTGATATGACCGTCAGCTCCGCCATCCTTGGCATCATGGCCTGCGGCCTGTTTGTGGTGCTGATCGCCGGGGGGATCGATATATCCTTCCCTGCCACGGCGGCCATCGCCCAGTATCTGATGGCCAGTTATATCCTTGCCAATGGCGGCAATTTCTACCTCGCCTTTGAAATTGCCGCTGTCACCGGCATGGTATTGGGCATGCTGAATGCCGCGCTGGTGTATTTCCTCAAAGTGCCCGCCATTATCATCACCATCGCCATGCTGAACGTCTATTTCGGCCTGTTGATCTATTTCAGTAACGGTGACTGGCTGTATGGCTTCCCTGACTGGTTTATGAATGGGGTGGAGCTGCTGAAATTTACCGGCAGTGACGGCTACGACTACAGCCTGAATTTACCCATTCTCGTGCTGCTGGGCGTAATTGCCCTGACGGCGCTACTAATGGGTAAAACCCGCATTGGCCGCCAGATTTACGCCATGGGGGGCAACAGTGATGCCGCGGGCCGTATTGGCATCAATCTATTTGGCCTCAACCTGTTTGTGTATGGCTATATGGGTGCGTTGGCGGGGATTGCCGCAGTCGTGCAAACCCAAATCACCCAGTCGGTGGCACCCAACTCCCTCATGGGCTTTGAGCTAACGGTACTGGCAGCCGTGGTATTGGGTGGCACCAGTATGACAGGTGGCAAAGGCACCCTGTTGGGCGTGGTACTCGGGGTGGCATTATTGGCTATTTTGAAAAACGGTTTGACCCTGCTGGGCGTGCCATCTTACTGGCATACCCTGGTAACAGGTCTCATCATTCTGTTCAGCATCAGTATTACGGCGCTGAATGAAAAACGACAGGCAAAGCAGGAGGCCTGATGGACGCGCTAATGAATTCCCTCAAACTGCCCAGTGATAAAAATATTCGCTATCTGCTGGTGATCTTAGCCGCCATTATGGTGTTGATGGCCTGCACATCTGGCACCACCTTTTTCTCGCTGGCTAATTTGCAGTCCATGTCATCCCAGATGCCACTGCTGGGCGTACTGGCGTTAGCCATGGCGGTTTGTATGCTCACGGGCGGCATTAACCTGTCTATTATCGCCACTACCAATGCCTGCGCCCTAGTTATGGCAGGCATTATTACCCAGCACCCTGACAGCCTTGGCATGTTGATGGTGGCGCTGGCGGCGGGGCTGGCAACCGCCGTAGTCGTAGGGTTAGCCAATGGCCTGCTGATCGCTTGGATTGGTGTTTCTCCCATTTTGGCAACGCTGGGGATGATGACCTTTATCAATGGCCTCAATGTGCTGATTTCCGGCGGCAGTGTGATTGCCGGCTTCCCGGATGCCCTGCTCACCCTGGGCAATGGCACCGTACTGGGGATCCCCATGCCACTTCTGCTATTTGCCCTGTTTGCCTTTGGTTTGTGGCTGATCCTGGAACACACCCCGCTAGGCCGCACTATTTATTTGATCGGCTCCAATGAAACCGCCAGTCGCTTTAGCGGTATCAATACCCGTCGCAGCCTGATCGCTGTCTATGTCATCTCTTCAGTACTGTGCTGGGTCGCGGCGCTGATCATGATGGCAAAGTTCAATTCTGCCAAAGCCGGTTATGGCGAGTCCTACCTGCTGGTCGCGATTCTGGCCGCCGTGCTGGGTGGCATTAATCCTGACGGTGGTTTTGGCCGCATTATCGGCATCTGTCTGGCGCTGGTTGTGCTGCAGACGCTGGAAAGTGGCCTTAACCTGCTGGGCGTTTCCAGTTATCTGACCATGGCACTGTGGGGCGGCATCCTTATTCTCTTTATTGCCCTACAGATGCCCACAGCAAAAAAATGATTTGCGCAGTGAAACAGTCTCAACCCATGCCGCAAATTGTTTTTGCCGCATAAGTTATAAAGCATAGGAATCGGTTATGAGCAGCTATTTTATCGGTGTAGACGTAGGCAGCGGCAGTGCCCGAGCCGGCGTATTTGACAGCTGTGGCCGCAAGGCCGGAGAAGCGAAACGGGATATTCAGATGTTTAAACCCCGGGCCGATTTTGTCGAGCAATCGTCAGATGATATCTGGCAATGTGTCTGTATGGCAGTACGCGATGCGGTGTCACAAGCCAATATTGAGCCGATTCAAGTGCGCGGGATCGGTTTTGATGCCACCTGCTCTATGGTGGTGCTAGATAAGCGCGGCCAACCGCTCACTGTTAGCCCCACCGGACGGCGAGAGCAGAACATTATTATGTGGATGGATCACCGCGCGATTGCTCAGGCTGAGCGTATTAATGCCACTCATCACCCGGTGCTGGCATTTGTTGGCAACACCATCTCCCCGGAAATGCAAACGCCCAAGCTACTGTGGTTAAAAGAAAATATGCCACAAACCTGGAGTAAAGCCGGCTATTTTTTCGATCTGCCAGATTTTCTGACCTGGAAAGCAACCGGGGAAGACAGTCGCTCACTGTGTTCCACCGTATGTAAGTGGACCTATTTGGGCCATGAAGGCAAATGGGACAAAGATTATTTCCGCACCATAGGGTTGGATGACTTGCTCAGCGATCATGCTCATGCCATTGGTAGTCATATCCGCCCGATGGGGGAAGCAATCGGCAATGGCCTGACCCTGCAGGCAGCGCAAGAACTGGGGTTGGTAAGAGGTACCCGAGTTGGTACTTCCATTATTGATGCCCATGCTGGCGGTATCGGGGTATTGGGCGCGGCGGGCATGACAGGAGAAGCCGCTGACTTTAACCGCAGATTGGCATTGATTGGCGGGACATCCAGTTGCCATATGGCCGTGGCGAAAACGGCCCACTTTATCGATGGTGTATGGGGTGCCTATTACAGCGCGATGATCCCCAATTACTGGCTAAATGAAGGTGGACAGTCCGCCACCGGCGCCTTAATTGATCATGTGATTGCCGCCCACCCCTATTATGCTCAGGCGCTGGATCAAGCCGCTGCAGCTGGGCAAACCATTTATGAACTGCTGAACCATCAATTACTGAAACTGGCAGGCAACAAAGAGGATATCGCCTTTTTAACCCGCCATCGCCATGTGCTGCCCTATTTCCATGGTAACCGTTCTCCTCGGGCTAACCCGCATCTGACCGGCAGTATGACTGGCCTGACCATGAACCGCTCCTTAGAGGATATGGCGCTACAGTATTTGGCCACCATTCAGGCCATTGCTCTGGGCACCCGGCATATTATCGAGCAGATGAATGCAGCCGGTTACGCCATTGACACCATTATGGGGTGTGGTGGCGGCACCAAAAACCCGGTGTTTATTCAGGAACACGCCAACGCCACTGGCTGCGCCATGTTACTGCCAGAAGAAAGTGAAGCCGTACTGCTAGGCTCTGCCATGCTCGGCGCCGTCGCCGCTGGCTGCTATCAAGATATCCCGGATGCGATGAATGCCATGAGCCGGATTGGCAAAACCGTGACGCCTCAGGCGGATCGCAGCAAGCGCTTCTATGATGCCAAATACCGGGTATTTCAGCAGATGTATGAAGATGATTGTCGCTACCGCGCCATGATGGCGGAGTACTAACCGATAGCGACACAACAATCTTAAATAGCTTCGCGTAATAATTATCGCACATGATAACCGGACATATTTATGCCCGGTTATCATTTCGAATCATCTTTAAGAAATGATGTTAATGCACGGTTTAGTTTGCGGCATCTTGCTGAGGGCCACCAGCAAGCAGCCACTGACGCAACTGCTCATGGTGTGACACTGTCACTGTCGGATTAATAGCGCTATTGCCATCTACGCCAGCAGCGTTATACCAACAGGTATGCATACCCGCATTGATGCCACCGCGAATATCTGTTTGCAGATTATCTCCCACCATCAATACCCGCTGCGGTACTGTGTTCGCCATTTTGCCTAGGGCATGTTTAAAAATAGCCAGATCCGGTTTTGCTGCGCCCACCTGCTCTGAAATCACCATAAGATCAAATACGTTATCTAAGCCGGTTTGAACCAATCTAGCCTGTTGCAGCTCAGTAAAGCCATTGGTGATAATCCCTAATCGCACCTGGCCCTGTAACGACTGCAGCATGGCATCAACGCCCGGCAGGGTTGTACTGATATCTGCCATCGCTTGCATATAATCCAGCTGCAACTGCTCAGTGCTGATCCCTAATCGTGTGCCCCAGTGGTTAAAGCGGGTGGTTTTCAGGGTGTAAGCGTCGATGCGCCCAGCATTGTAATCATCCCATAGTGGATAGTTAACAGCCTGAAAAGCCTCATAATCATCCGGGGTAAACTCCACCCCGTGCCGGGCAAACATCAATGTCAGCCCACGGGGCGCATCAAAATGGAACAGGGTTTCATCGGCATCAAACAAAATCCAATCGTAAGGCATAAGAGTTAATCAACAATAAGGAATTATTCTATAGGCGATATTGTAAGGGGTAATGCACGGTCGTACACACAAGCAAAGGACATTTGATCCAACACATAGGCTTGTTGCTGCAATCGGGTTAAGCTGATTCAGTACAATGTACCGAATCAGGGAGACAGCAATGGAATTGCACGCCATCGGAACACTGGGTCACTTTACTGTCAGCTTCGACGCAGGCGCTGTCGCAGCGACCCCGCCAACGTCAAATAACCACTCATATTTAGCCAGCGCCCTTACCACACCAAACGATGATAGGGTCTTTCAACACTTGGCCTATCATATCAACCCAACACCACTGACAACGGCAGTCACAACACTGCTAGCTGGGCAGCAAGATGATTGGAGCAGTGAAATTACCGCAAGTCACGGCAGCCCATATTTTATCAAACGCGCCTTGTGTGCTGCTGGGTATCAGGTGTCCACCAGCCCGGATTATGATGAGTCTTTACAACACCATAATCGCTGTAGATTTGCCAGTTTCTGGGACTAATAGCTATCTAGATCGCAGCGTGATTCAACGGCTATGCCGCTGGAGATAACACAGGGCAATACTCGTCGCTGCTAAATATC
This region of Shewanella sp. NFH-SH190041 genomic DNA includes:
- the yjjG gene encoding pyrimidine 5'-nucleotidase, producing the protein MPYDWILFDADETLFHFDAPRGLTLMFARHGVEFTPDDYEAFQAVNYPLWDDYNAGRIDAYTLKTTRFNHWGTRLGISTEQLQLDYMQAMADISTTLPGVDAMLQSLQGQVRLGIITNGFTELQQARLVQTGLDNVFDLMVISEQVGAAKPDLAIFKHALGKMANTVPQRVLMVGDNLQTDIRGGINAGMHTCWYNAAGVDGNSAINPTVTVSHHEQLRQWLLAGGPQQDAAN
- a CDS encoding FGGY-family carbohydrate kinase → MSSYFIGVDVGSGSARAGVFDSCGRKAGEAKRDIQMFKPRADFVEQSSDDIWQCVCMAVRDAVSQANIEPIQVRGIGFDATCSMVVLDKRGQPLTVSPTGRREQNIIMWMDHRAIAQAERINATHHPVLAFVGNTISPEMQTPKLLWLKENMPQTWSKAGYFFDLPDFLTWKATGEDSRSLCSTVCKWTYLGHEGKWDKDYFRTIGLDDLLSDHAHAIGSHIRPMGEAIGNGLTLQAAQELGLVRGTRVGTSIIDAHAGGIGVLGAAGMTGEAADFNRRLALIGGTSSCHMAVAKTAHFIDGVWGAYYSAMIPNYWLNEGGQSATGALIDHVIAAHPYYAQALDQAAAAGQTIYELLNHQLLKLAGNKEDIAFLTRHRHVLPYFHGNRSPRANPHLTGSMTGLTMNRSLEDMALQYLATIQAIALGTRHIIEQMNAAGYAIDTIMGCGGGTKNPVFIQEHANATGCAMLLPEESEAVLLGSAMLGAVAAGCYQDIPDAMNAMSRIGKTVTPQADRSKRFYDAKYRVFQQMYEDDCRYRAMMAEY